Within Calonectris borealis chromosome Z, bCalBor7.hap1.2, whole genome shotgun sequence, the genomic segment TCGCGCAGGCTGCCCTGCCGGGCTTAACCCCGCCCCCTCCCATCACTCCACTCCTCCCACCCAATCAGGGCGCCCTCCTTCTCCCGCAGCAGCGAACGGGAGGGCGCCCTCCTTCCTCCAGCTTATGACGACACGCCGGTGACATGTCGAGAGATCGCGTGATACGAGAAGGCGGTGAGCCCTCTCCTCCGCCCTCCCTCGGCGGATCGCGTCGCCATTCGCTGCTCCAGGAAGACGGCTGCGCTCTCATTGGCTGCCGGTATCAGTCGTTGGGCTGCCGGGCCGGCCGGCTGTGCCGCCAGcgggggaggcggaggaggcggaGGGCCGCGGCCGCAGGTGGGCgcggggcgccggggccggggccggagccggggccggagccggggccggagccggggccggggccggggccggggccggggctggggctggcagcagcagcgtcAGCGGGGGGCTCGCGCCCGTCACGCGCTGCTAACGGCCGCGGAGCTCCGGGCGTGGCTCTCGGCCTgcgcccccccgccgcgccgagGGGTCCGGACGGCCGCCCGCTTCACCCGCACCAAGCGGGGGATGTGCCTGTGGGGGTGGGTGGTAGTCCTGCTTTCTGTGTTCGAAGTGCGCGGATTTAAATGAGTCGCGCTGTTGTCGACGTCCCTAATGTGGCGTCTGGTGCCGAGGTGTGTGCCTGTGTGACAGATCTCTACGCAGGAGGAAAGCAGATGGATCTCCTGCCAAATTCAGCACCCCTGGCTAGGAAACTGCGGAACACGCTGATTCAGTACCACAGCACCAGAGACAGCGAATGGCGAGTTGCGAAGAAAACTGTGAGTGGTCTGGAAGGCTTCATGCTGGGGCCCGGTGTGTTCTTCCGCGGACGCTGTggctggcggggggggccggggggaagaGCTTATTATGCCGTGTGTAGCGAGTGTAAAACATTTGGCAAATTCTTGCAGGACTTTCAGATGAGAGGCCCTGTGAAACCATCCTTGTAGGATAGCACAGCTTTAGATGACAGAATGCCTTTTTCCTGTCTACAGACACACTCTGTCATTCTTTCTACCCATTTTGAGGGAAGTGTCTCGCAGAAGAATCCTACCTGTATAGGACTATAGGCTTTTCTTAAAGCAAAGTTTGAAATGCTGAGAGCCCTGTCCGTGTGTCGAGATGCTCACCTGTACTTTCTAAAAAAACAATCACAGCCTGCAGGTAGGCTCTGCTGGCCTCTGGAATCTTTTTGTCTATAATGCTTGAACGCATCATGCTTCACCTTCCAAATGTCTTCCTCTTAAAAAGTGAGATCATTctcaattctttctttcttattgcTTCATGTTTCTGTCGCCTTCAGAGCCCCCACATTATCAGGAGTTTCCTTCCATGACAGAGAATGCAGTTCTCTAATGTGTGAGCAGACATTGATAAGAGAGGTCAAGTGTTCCAAATGTAGCTTGATTATTTGCAGAATTAGCAAATTCACAGTCTTGAAAGAGAGGAACAGAGCATCCAAGCCTTTCACTCTTGTAAAACACCTACACCACCTCTGCTCTGCTAAATGCCATGTCTTATAGCAACaccattattttcctttaagaagTTATGCGAATCTCACTGTTTCAGATCATGTCACTCCCCAGGTTTTACCCCTGTAAAATTTCCAGCTggacttccttccttccttccttgtgtTTTGGTACTGTgccatgaaaaagaaattcagaacatTAGCTATCTGCCAGGGAGGTGTATTTTGCCCCTAAATATCCTCAACAGTTCTGGATGCAATACTTATGCTACTGTTCGGACGTTTGGTCCTTTATGCCTACATAATCATGATTCCAAACAAAAAGGTGCCATACGGTATTCTCTTTAACACTGAAATTCAGAGATTTTGTACAGAGGTTCCATTTTAtagttaaataaaaatcagaagatacCGTTTTCGTTATTTTCTCTGgctaacttaaaaataaatagactACTGCTTGCAAGGCACTTCTAGTCAGGCATCTAGGAGAGAAGGATAACTTAAGCTTTCTTGTCTGCCAGTATCAGCACCTCCTGCACCCATGTGCTTGTGTTACAGGAGTGCAAGCAGAAGTTGTGTGGTCTTCCTGTCTAAACAGTGTCCAGATAATGGTTTTCCAGTTGCCTTTTAACTGAAAGGCTTTACCTAGTAATGCGGTTCCATTATTCTATGTGTTTTCCTAGTAAACTGGCTTGGCCTGCCAAGCCCTGTTTCTGCACAGACTTCTAGCATTTGACACTGAGAAAGGCAATTGACTGATTTTTTGAAAGAATGGAAGATTACGAGCAAAAGATGTCTGAAACATCTGCTTATCTTCTTAAGAAAAGTGTCAGTGAGCACTTTGGGGTGAACCATAGTTAACGGTAAagtcttttgctttccttcagaaaaattgAGGCATTTTCTGCACATCTTAGAATTGTATGTGACAATTAACATCatatcttccattttctttcagaaagatgcAACTGTGTGGCGTAAACCATCAGAGGAATTCAGTGGATACCTGTAAGTTTGCCTGCAGAGCAGATACATTTTTAAGTTCCACAAATGCATTTTGTAGAATTTAGAAGTGAAGGCTGTGGATTCTACAGCCTTCAACTACACAGATTCTCCACAGGAGAAGCTAATTGGATCATCTAGGGTGCCTGTACCATTATACTTTGATGCATTAGGGTTGCATAGTATCTAGAACAACTAACAATGAAAACTGCGGAACACACTACAAAACTCCTCTTGGCTGAAGTGGGCAACAACATATGCCCAGACCTTTTAGAAAGATGGTCTGCAAACCACAGAATCAAGGCCAGGTTCAGTAGGTCTGAAGTGTCAGTGCTTGGACTGTCACCCTGACTATGCAACTACAGTAGAGTAAAATATCAAGCATGTAGTTGTGTGAAAGATGTGTGACATAAAGGCCCTTCCTGTGTCAGTTTCTGTCACTGGGTTCTGTTGGTATCTGTAGGTCTAAGTAGAGAAATAGTTACTAAAAACCAGCactgtaaagaaaggaaaagtcatGTGAAAAGGTAGTGTTTGACAGTATCTGAAAGACTGATGCGCTCTGTGGAATTTAAATCCTGTTAAATCTGCAAGAGCTGATGACCCCAGACATCAAGAATCTGCTGACCCTGTACCGGGCACACTGGCATCAACAACAGGTGTAGCTTGAACCACTGGCAAGAGGGCAGTGGCTGCTATGTGCAGATGAAGACTGCAGGGTCGGGTATACACCTGGTGTGATAAAGGACACTTGGAAGACCTTTCCAAACACCTACCTAGAAGCCACTGGCATGTTCATGTCGTCCTCCAGTTCTGAGCATACAGCTGAGAATGGCTCCAACTGGGTAACTGTGAGTGAATACGGGTGAACTATGCAAGTGAATAGTTGAATGTGTTGCTTGACCAGTTACCTACTATTAATAAGAACAGCTTAATGAATAAGAAGTTTTTTGAAAACAATGGCTCTGATGGATTCTTCCCCTTCAGGAGCCGGAGGTAACTCAAGTAAGCAAAATCTCCAGTGTCTACAAAAAATATCTGATAACAAATGAATGTTCTGTAGTGTCATGTAACAAATTAGATACTCTAATAAGCCACCAAAGCATAACGTACATTCTCATTAGGTTGGTCCTAGTACTGTTACTTCTactttatgaaaaatgtttttcccattGTACCCCTGCtgtcctttctctttgcttttagcTTTACTTGTCCCTGGTGGGCTCCCTTGCTCTGCCAGCAAGAACAGGAAAATACCAAGTTGTTAGAGAAATAAACATGATGATTTTTATCTCAGGAAAGAGTTGAAAATACTGATTGCAGCataaggacaaagcttctcagaATAACATGTATTGCAGAAGAGACTAGATGCACCCATAGGTCTTTTTCTGTACTGTCTTTCTGATACAATTGCCCACTGACCATAACTCCAGGTACCAAGGTATTACAGTAAGTGCTATTGCAAATTAAAGGAACATTTATAAAGAATTTCTCgcttttaaatgtaaacataTGTCTCTCTAGCTACAAAGCTCAAGGAGTGGTGGAAGACGTTACTAACAGAATAGTGGATCATATTCGCCCTGGACCTTATAGGCTAGACTGGGACAGCTTAATGACTACAATGGACATCATGGAAACGTTTGAAGAGGTGAAGACTTGTTTAGATTCTTAAGGGAAATGTGTATAGATGCATATGTGAATTTAACAGTACAGCAGAGCAGTTGTTCCAACAAATACTAacatttttctgcctgttttctgcaTGCACGTGGGATATTGTGCATACATGCTGTAGGTGACCTCAGCCGAGGCTTTGTGGCTGCACAGTCCTATTCTGAAGCTTGAAGTTCAGCTTTCCACCaatgctaaaaataaaggagTAAAACTTGGTTGCTCACGATTCTCTCAGACCTGGGAGCTCTGGTAGCCTCTGATAAAATTCACATATAGAGAGTTACAGTGTAATATTTTATATGCCAAAACCTTTTCATACagcttgttttcttccattcCACAACAAACAAAATTGTGGGTATTAGTAACCCACACATACAGAAGCtgcaacctctccctcctcctaaAAGACTGACTTCACTGTGTGGCAGGGCTTTGTGCTGGGAGCCAAAATAGTTCATACTGAGGGGCAGGACTTGCTAAAGAAAGGTAGGTTTGAAGTTGATTACAGAAGAGCTGGTAGATTTTCTTTGGTTACTGGGACATTCAGTATGACTTCAAAACCCTGTGGACATCTGGCTTAAACATGGATTGTCTTTTGCTCTGGCTATTAAGGAAGATAATATATGGCAAGCTATTTTTGGTAATTCCCTAAAATTTATACAAATTCCATTGTCTTATAAGAAAGCCTT encodes:
- the STARD4 gene encoding stAR-related lipid transfer protein 4 isoform X1 gives rise to the protein MSRAVVDVPNVASGAEVCACVTDLYAGGKQMDLLPNSAPLARKLRNTLIQYHSTRDSEWRVAKKTKDATVWRKPSEEFSGYLYKAQGVVEDVTNRIVDHIRPGPYRLDWDSLMTTMDIMETFEENCCVMRYTTAGQLWNIIAPREFVDFSYTTSYKDGLLTCGISLDYGEVRPNFVRGFNHPCGWFCIPLKDCPSHSLLTGYIQTELRGMLPQSAVDTAMSSTLANFYSDLKKALKT
- the STARD4 gene encoding stAR-related lipid transfer protein 4 isoform X4, whose translation is MSRAVVDVPNVASGAEVCACVTDLYAGGKQMDLLPNSAPLARKLRNTLIQYHSTRDSEWRVAKKTKDATVWRKPSEEFSGYLYKAQGVVEDVTNRIVDHIRPGPYRLDWDSLMTTMDIMETFEENCCVMRYTTAGQLWNIIAPREFVDFSYTTSYKDGLLTCGISLDYGED
- the STARD4 gene encoding stAR-related lipid transfer protein 4 isoform X3 yields the protein MDLLPNSAPLARKLRNTLIQYHSTRDSEWRVAKKTKDATVWRKPSEEFSGYLYKAQGVVEDVTNRIVDHIRPGPYRLDWDSLMTTMDIMETFEENCCVMRYTTAGQLWNIIAPREFVDFSYTTSYKDGLLTCGISLDYGEDFELLRIWRKKERNRSMPAHWSMRNVPRNQHLLCIQD